AGGTCTCAATTTTCTGGTATGCTAAAGCAGACTTCTTTTTTGCATAAAGTTCCAGTTGTTCTTCGTGCTTATAAGCAATTAGCATAATTTCAACTTCATTGATCGAAATGTTTTGGGAAGACAAAGTCTTAGAGATACTGTTTTCTTTTTCGGTAAAAGCTTTGCGGACTCGTTCATATTTTTTCTGTTCAGAAATAAAATCCTTTAAGGGTATAAATGAGCAAAAGAGTAAAATGAGGAAGAAAGATAATTTATACATTAAAGGAGATATTACTATTCAACATTCATTTCCATCCGATACATATCAAATCCCGGAGCCCAGAAATCCTTTATCACTTCTTCAAGTACAAATCCGAATCGTTCGTAATACTTGAAGGCAAGTTGCGATGTTCTGACAGAGATCCTTTTTACATTCGGTAGCTGTTTGATCATTTCAATTCTGAATTCGGTAAGCCTTGATCCGAATCCCATTCCCTGATATTGCGGGTCAACCATGTCCCAGGAGATCCTGATGACGCCTTTTTCATCGGAATAATTAAAACCGCCGCAACTAACGACCGCTTTTCCATATTCAACGACAAAATAATTTTCAGAATGGTTGTTGAGGTAATTTATCAGATCACCCTTCTCTTCAGGGGCAAAATAGGCAGGTGTGTTCAGGCGCAGCATTTCCAGAATACTGTCCTGATCCGATGAAGTATATTTTCTGATAATAATTTGATCCGGCATAAACTATTTACTTTTTTTAGTTGCTTTCAGTTTTTGATCAGCTTCATTCAACTTCATACGGAACTTAATCATTTTTGTGACAAGACTCAGGGGTAATTTTTCATCATTCGGAAATTGAACAGATCCCTTTGCATTCTTATAAACGGAAATCTCCTTTTTAAATTCTTTCAGGACATCCGGCATTGGATAAAATCCTATATGATTTTTGTATCCTGCAAAATATGCAAGCGGTCCTTTATATTTATAAGCAGGCATCTGGTAACTGATTCCTTCTTCAGCTTTAGGGGCAGCTTTCATAATAGTTGCACGGATCTGTTCCAGCCTTAATTGAATATCTTTCGGGAAGTTCGATATGTACATATCTACCGTTGAAGCCTGATCATTTTTGGTTTTCATAGTGTAAGAATATCACAGATTGATGCTATCCAATATAGATATCGTCCAATTGGATTGTCAAATTATAACTTAATTTTATTGATTCAAAATTATAATTTTGTTCAGAATGAAACAAACAACTCCTGACGAAAATGCGATCAGACAAAAGCGTGGGTTTACTTTCGCTGCAACAGGTGCGGTGCTGGGTTTTGTCAGTTGTGTTCTTTCTCTGACGAATCCTGTACCAGAATTATATCACATTATTTTATATGGACTGACTTCAATAGCAATTCTGCTGATCTTTGCAGGATTGTATTTTATTTTTGAATAATGTTCCTGGAAAAACCGTTCAGAACTTAATTACAAATAAATCGATTTTGTGATCTGAAACTACCTTATCAGGCATCAACTAATATATGACTAATATTTTAATTTCCCAGATCAATAATTATGTCATATTTAATGAACATTCCCGGAAGTTGCGAAAGAGAAAATTTAGCTTTTTTAATCCTGTTGATTTCAGGGTCCAGCGCCAGGTTGGACGCAGTTCGGAAATCGGCTTTTTCCAATATCGACCTTTCAAAATGTGCGTCCATTAAATCACAATTGTCAAACTTTGATTCTGTCAGATCGCATTCCGTAAAATCAATTTCCTGTAATTGCGAATTTTTGAAAATGGTCTTTTTAAGTTTCTTTTTAAAAAAAGTGGAATGATTCAATGTGCAATTCTCAAATGAAAATGATAAACCGAAATCACTGCAGGAGTCAAACCGAAGGCCAAGCATTTTACAGTCCAGGAATTTTGCCTCCCGGAAAATAGTATTCACAGTTTTAGCAAGACTCAGATTACAATTTTTAAATGTGCAGTCAATAAATTTTATTGATGAGATGTCACTGTTTGCAAAATTGCAATTATTGAAAGTACAATATTCATATTCACCTCTGGGTAATGGCGATTCTTCGAAGTTGATCTTATCGAATGATTTATTTTCTTCAGACAATTCCATTGTCATAGTAGCATTGAGTGAAAGATTAATTACTCATTCATTTTAAATTTGAAGTATTGAGGCCTTCGTTGTAAATTCTTGCTGCCTTTCGTGCATGTTTATTAAAGGCGATTGAAAACGGAATGGATATCCCAATAAAACCTGCTCCTACCCCTACAACTCCCCAATCTGCGTCTTTACCAACTAGTAGGGGTCCAAGACCAAAACCGACAATGAAACCGCCGATACCACCTAAAACATTTGCTGCAGTACTGTTTGTTC
This window of the Bacteroidota bacterium genome carries:
- a CDS encoding GNAT family N-acetyltransferase, with product MPDQIIIRKYTSSDQDSILEMLRLNTPAYFAPEEKGDLINYLNNHSENYFVVEYGKAVVSCGGFNYSDEKGVIRISWDMVDPQYQGMGFGSRLTEFRIEMIKQLPNVKRISVRTSQLAFKYYERFGFVLEEVIKDFWAPGFDMYRMEMNVE
- a CDS encoding DUF1801 domain-containing protein produces the protein MKTKNDQASTVDMYISNFPKDIQLRLEQIRATIMKAAPKAEEGISYQMPAYKYKGPLAYFAGYKNHIGFYPMPDVLKEFKKEISVYKNAKGSVQFPNDEKLPLSLVTKMIKFRMKLNEADQKLKATKKSK
- a CDS encoding pentapeptide repeat-containing protein produces the protein MELSEENKSFDKINFEESPLPRGEYEYCTFNNCNFANSDISSIKFIDCTFKNCNLSLAKTVNTIFREAKFLDCKMLGLRFDSCSDFGLSFSFENCTLNHSTFFKKKLKKTIFKNSQLQEIDFTECDLTESKFDNCDLMDAHFERSILEKADFRTASNLALDPEINRIKKAKFSLSQLPGMFIKYDIIIDLGN